A genomic region of Verrucomicrobiia bacterium contains the following coding sequences:
- a CDS encoding leucine-rich repeat domain-containing protein, translating to MNSGISISSTGWASRIGRLARLLPLLAMALFLGSNLELRAQNGFPFNYVTNQNGITITGYRGAGGAVTIPAKLNGLPVTRIGDRAFVNRASLTQITFPESLTTIEGSAFFGCTGLTQISLPDSLTTIGEFAFARCTGLTQITFAESLTTIGGNAFSGCTGLTQITLPDSLTTIGNRAFSDCTGLTQITLPDSLTTIGNWAFSGCTGLTQITLPKSLTTIGNPAFSGCTGLTQITFPESLTTIEGGAFDGCTGLTQITLPSSLTTLGGGAFGGCTGLTQISLPNSLTTIGYKAFFGCTSLTQIAFPESLTTIGYEAFNGCTGLTQISLPNSLTTIGYEAFNGCTGLTQITLPNSLTSIEYRAFFGCTRLTQVTLPNSLITIGNEVFSGCTELTAIDVASANLHYSSVGGVLFDKGQTAILQYSFGRAGNYTLPDGVTSIGAEAFSRCAGLTEVTLPDSLTTIGNQAFFDCTSLRQITFPESLTTIGDGAFDGCTSLRQITLPNSLTAIGDWAFFNCRSLTQITFPESLTTIEGYAFYGCTGLTQITFPESLTTIEGYAFYGCTGLSEVSVPDSLTTIGNRAFSDCTGLTQITLPDSLASIGINAFSDCWNLRFVRFLGNAPSEEYPFFGDTVFPTVLYLPGTSGWSDTFGGARTALWLPAIGLPTTDGGLPDGSFGFPVDWAPQRQVNVEACADLTHPDWQPVGTLTLDATGTAQFSDPAAASHPNRLYRLRTP from the coding sequence ATGAACTCTGGCATCTCGATTTCCTCCACCGGGTGGGCAAGCCGGATCGGCCGCCTGGCCCGCCTGCTACCCCTGCTGGCCATGGCCCTTTTCCTGGGATCCAACCTCGAACTGCGCGCACAGAATGGCTTCCCGTTCAACTACGTTACGAACCAGAATGGCATCACGATCACGGGATATAGGGGCGCAGGCGGGGCGGTGACCATCCCTGCCAAGCTCAATGGCCTCCCCGTCACGAGAATCGGAGACCGTGCGTTCGTTAACCGCGCAAGCCTGACCCAAATCACCTTTCCCGAGAGCCTCACCACCATCGAAGGCTCTGCATTCTTTGGCTGCACGGGCCTGACCCAGATCAGCCTGCCCGACAGCCTCACCACCATCGGAGAGTTTGCGTTCGCCCGCTGCACGGGTCTGACGCAGATCACCTTTGCCGAGAGCCTCACCACCATCGGAGGCAATGCGTTCTCCGGCTGCACGGGCCTGACCCAGATCACCCTGCCCGACAGCCTCACCACCATCGGAAATCGGGCGTTCTCCGACTGCACAGGGCTGACCCAGATCACCCTGCCAGACAGCCTCACCACCATCGGAAATTGGGCGTTCTCCGGATGCACGGGTCTGACCCAGATCACCCTGCCCAAGAGCCTCACCACCATCGGAAATCCGGCGTTCTCCGGATGCACGGGCCTGACGCAGATCACCTTTCCCGAGAGCCTCACCACCATCGAAGGCGGTGCATTCGATGGCTGCACGGGTCTGACCCAGATCACCCTTCCCAGCAGCCTCACTACCCTCGGAGGCGGTGCATTCGGTGGCTGCACGGGCTTGACCCAGATCAGCCTGCCCAACAGCCTCACCACCATCGGATACAAGGCGTTCTTCGGCTGCACGAGCCTGACGCAGATCGCCTTTCCCGAGAGCCTCACCACCATCGGATACGAGGCGTTCAACGGCTGCACGGGCCTGACCCAGATCAGCCTGCCCAACAGCCTCACCACCATCGGATACGAGGCGTTCAACGGCTGCACAGGGCTGACCCAGATCACCTTGCCCAACAGCCTCACCTCCATTGAGTACCGGGCTTTCTTCGGCTGCACGCGCCTGACCCAGGTCACCTTGCCCAACAGCCTCATCACCATCGGAAATGAGGTGTTCTCCGGCTGCACGGAACTCACTGCCATAGACGTTGCCAGTGCGAACCTCCACTACAGCAGCGTTGGGGGCGTGTTGTTCGACAAAGGCCAGACCGCAATTCTACAGTATTCCTTTGGGCGGGCGGGCAACTACACCCTTCCCGATGGTGTTACTTCCATCGGAGCCGAGGCGTTTTCCCGCTGCGCAGGCCTGACCGAGGTCACCCTGCCCGACAGCCTCACCACTATCGGAAATCAGGCGTTCTTTGACTGCACCAGCCTGAGGCAGATCACCTTTCCCGAGAGCCTCACCACCATCGGAGATGGGGCGTTCGACGGCTGCACCAGCCTGAGGCAGATCACCTTGCCCAACAGCCTCACCGCCATTGGAGATTGGGCGTTCTTCAACTGCAGGAGCCTGACCCAGATCACCTTTCCCGAGAGCCTCACCACCATCGAAGGCTATGCGTTCTACGGCTGCACGGGCCTGACGCAGATCACCTTTCCCGAGAGCCTCACCACCATCGAAGGCTATGCGTTCTACGGCTGCACGGGCCTGAGCGAAGTCAGCGTGCCCGACAGCCTCACCACCATCGGAAATCGGGCGTTCTCCGACTGCACGGGCCTGACCCAGATCACCCTGCCCGACAGCCTTGCATCCATCGGAATTAATGCGTTCTCTGACTGCTGGAACCTTAGATTCGTGAGATTTCTGGGCAACGCACCAAGTGAGGAATACCCGTTCTTCGGCGACACCGTCTTCCCCACCGTCCTTTACCTGCCCGGCACCTCAGGCTGGTCCGATACGTTCGGCGGTGCGCGCACCGCCCTGTGGCTCCCGGCCATCGGCCTGCCGACCACCGACGGCGGGCTGCCCGACGGTTCCTTTGGATTCCCTGTCGATTGGGCTCCCCAACGTCAGGTCAATGTCGAGGCCTGCGCTGACCTCACGCACCCCGACTGGCAGCCCGTAGGCACCCTGACCCTCGACGCCACCGGCA
- a CDS encoding leucine-rich repeat domain-containing protein — translation MPQVILPNSLTAIGYGAFYGCTNLTAIDVASANPHYSSVGGVLFDKGQTAILQYPFGRAGNYTLPDGVTSIGAEAFSRCAGLTEVTLPDSLTTIGNWAFFDCTGLTQVILPNSLTTIGDGAFYGCTGLTQITLPDSLTSIGINAFSDCPNLRFVRFLGNAPSEEYPFFGDIIPFFGDIIVLYLPDATGWSDTFAGLPTTLWLPAIGRPTTAGGLSDGSFGFPVDWAPHRQVTVEACADLTHPDWQTVGTLTLDATGAAQFSDPAAASHPNRLYRLRTP, via the coding sequence TTGCCCCAGGTCATCTTGCCAAACAGCCTCACCGCCATCGGATACGGGGCATTCTACGGCTGCACGAACCTCACCGCCATAGACGTTGCCAGCGCGAACCCCCACTACAGCAGCGTTGGGGGCGTGTTGTTCGACAAAGGCCAGACCGCAATTCTACAGTATCCCTTTGGGCGGGCGGGCAACTACACCCTGCCCGATGGTGTCACTTCCATCGGAGCCGAGGCGTTTTCCCGCTGCGCAGGCCTGACCGAGGTCACCCTGCCCGACAGCCTCACCACCATCGGAAATTGGGCGTTCTTTGACTGCACGGGCCTGACCCAGGTCATCTTGCCAAACAGCCTCACCACCATCGGAGACGGGGCGTTCTACGGCTGCACGGGCCTGACCCAGATCACCCTGCCCGACAGCCTTACATCCATCGGAATTAATGCGTTCTCTGACTGCCCAAACCTTAGATTCGTGAGATTTCTGGGCAACGCACCGAGTGAGGAATACCCGTTCTTCGGCGACATAATCCCGTTCTTCGGCGACATCATCGTCCTCTACCTGCCCGACGCGACCGGGTGGAGCGATACATTTGCCGGTCTACCCACCACCCTGTGGCTGCCGGCCATCGGCCGGCCGACCACCGCCGGCGGGCTGTCCGACGGTTCCTTTGGATTCCCCGTCGATTGGGCGCCGCACCGCCAGGTCACCGTCGAGGCCTGCGCCGACCTCACGCACCCCGATTGGCAAACCGTGGGCACCCTGACTCTCGACGCCACCGGCGCGGCCCAGTTCAGCGATCCCGCCGCCGCCAGCCACCCCAACCGTCTCTACCGCCTGCGGACTCCTTGA